The following are encoded together in the Mesoplodon densirostris isolate mMesDen1 chromosome 2, mMesDen1 primary haplotype, whole genome shotgun sequence genome:
- the RIMS3 gene encoding regulating synaptic membrane exocytosis protein 3: MFNGEPVPASAAASRNVVRSSSISGEICGPQQAGDRTGTTTAKKRRSSLGAKMVAIVGLTQWSRGTLQLPQAEGATKKLRSNIRRSTETGVAVEMRSRVPRQGSRESTDGSTNSNSSDGTFIFPTTRLGGESQFSDFLDGLGPAQIVGRQTLATPPMGDVHITILDRSGQLEVEVIEARGLTPKPGSKSLPATYIKVYLLENGTCLAKKKTKVAKKTCDPLYQQALLFDEGPQGKVLQVIVWGDYGRMDHKCFMGMAQIMLDELDLSAAVTGWYKLFPTSSVADSTLGSLTRRLSQSSLESATSPSGS; encoded by the exons ATGTTTAACGGGGAGCCAGTTCCGGCCTCAGCTGCGGCCTCCAGGAACGTGGTGCGGAGCTCCAGCATCAGCGGCGAAATCTGCGGACCCCAGCAGGCTGGGGACAGGACCGGGACCACCACCGCCAAGAAGCGGCGCAGCAGCCTCGGGGCCAAGATGGTGGCCATCGTGGGCCTGACCCAGTGGAGCAGGGGCACACTCCAGCTCCCCCAGGCTG AAGGGGCCACCAAGAAACTGCGCAGCAACATCCGGCGGAGCACGGAGACGGGTGTTGCCGTGGAGATGCGGAGTCGGGTCCCTCGCCAGGGCAGCCGGGAGTCCACGGACGGGAGCACCAACAGCAATAGCTCCGATGGCAC GTTCATATTCCCCACCACCCGGCTTGGAGGTGAAAGCCAGTTCAGCGATTTCCTGGATGGCCTGGGACCAGCCCAGATTGTTGGGCGACAGACGCTGGCAACACCACCAATGG GGGATGTGCACATTACCATCCTGGACCGGAGCGGCCAGCTGGAGGTGGAAGTGATTGAGGCTCGGGGCCTGACCCCCAAACCAGGCTCCAAGTCCCTCCCAG CCACCTATATCAAGGTTTACCTACTTGAGAACGGGACCTGCTTGGCCAAGAAGAAGACAAAGGTGGCCAAGAAGACCTGTGATCCCCTGTACCAGCAGGCGCTGCTCTTTGACGAGGGGCCCCAGGGCAAGGTGCTGCAG GTGATCGTCTGGGGAGACTATGGCCGCATGGACCACAAGTGCTTCATGGGCATGGCCCAGATCATGCTGGACGAGCTGGACCTGAGTGCCGCGGTCACCGGCTGGTACAAActcttccccacctcctctgTGGCAGACTCTACGCTCGGCTCCCTCACCAGGCGCCTGTCCCAGTCCTCCCTGGAGAGCGCCACCAGCCCCTCAGGCTCCTAA